The following are encoded together in the Macrobrachium nipponense isolate FS-2020 chromosome 14, ASM1510439v2, whole genome shotgun sequence genome:
- the LOC135226578 gene encoding uncharacterized protein LOC135226578 isoform X1, which yields MTSLVAQGANNVVPSYHRPPCLSSLAATFVARSLIYEDYYECNHYRWDPVIIWQYELPQRKKKNKKAVDRTQLYTEASMPIPQPPWKEMKKFRDWWWNNSTLGSFDSALRCRIIDAIERLSWTSATEEEYVLFLLLRLCVDTRIEIGNRFQIAREWCFDLSQVISQLGPFPVQKLFVTYDALGIKPVLTALVQQSPHLQVLKVNQWALSNDFMMTIGCHCHLLSEFAIPFMQPQVFMSDEALFFCFFDGMSSEEVIQCWKNGTKPRRSFYHLKYIDILYWKQTERFIQMVSVFYPEVRLGGIDAYCDVNEKENLIQPFLDVNAQVTALRVSCRTSGILDDRLTNLASRAPFLRELRIHVDDSFEGADCDSIYEKRLEEAGAKLKELVSQISAFDSLALRPHPGVDITKVVLPTLHAQGSCITSLQLCYEYAQVNSNTLFQIINLCPRLYRLVVSMVLLDSDEASTSYRTLLQPCNTLHTFVMRDIASESDESQDSCYAKIASQILHAAPNLEMFGLSYEADMVEEFRCLSSSTVRTLHLQFCSEVSLGRLHILLQRTLPNFPNLRTLSLDVKEGVMQFEGLACVCHTGINVTQRKPEFFQLPKWDSSRGSQNNFALYVM from the exons ATGACTTCCTTAGTTGCACAAGGTGCAAATAATGTTGTGCCCTCTTACCATCGTCCACCATGTCTTTCATCTTTAGCTGCTACGTTTGTTGCCCGGAGCCTTATATATGAAGATTATTATGAATGCAACCATTATAG gTGGGATCCAGTCATCATATGGCAGTATGAACTaccacagagaaagaaaaaaaataaaaaggctgtGGATAGAACCCAGTTATACACTGAAGCTTCGATGCCTATACCACAACCTCCCTGG aaggaaatgaaaaaattccGTGATTGGTGGTGGAACAATAGCACATTGGGAAGTTTTGATTCTGCATTACGTTGTAGGATAATTGATGCCATAGAACGGTTGAGTTGGACCTCGGCTACAGAAGaagaatatgttttatttttgttacttcgCCTGTGTGTTGATACAAGAATTGAAATTGGCAATAGATTTCAGATTGCCAG GGAGTGGTGTTTTGACTTGTCACAAGTTATCAGTCAGTTGGGTCCCTTCCCAGTTCAGAAGCTGTTTGTGACGTACGATGCTCTTGGGATAAAACCTGTACTCACAGCACTTGTCCAGCAGTCACCACATTTACAG GTTTTGAAAGTCAACCAGTGGGCATTAAGCAATGACTTCATGATGACTATCGGTTGCCATTGTCACTTACTATCTGAATTTGCCATTCCATTCATGCAACCCCAGGTATTTATGAGTGATGAAGCATTGTTTTTCTGCTTCTTTGATGGCATGAGTAGCGAAGAAGTGATTCAGTGTTGGAAAAATGGAACAAAACCAAGACGCTCATTTTATCATCTGAAATACATTGATATTCTTTACTGGAAACAGACAGAGCGTTTTATTCAGATGGTGTCGGTGTTTTACCCTGAAGTGCGCCTTGGTGGCATTGATGCTTATTGTGAtgtcaatgaaaaagaaaatcttatCCAGCCATTTTTAGATGTGAATGCTCAAGTGACTGCTCTTCGTGTCAGTTGCCGAACTAGTGGTATCCTTGATGACCGATTGACTAACTTGGCAAGTAGAGCACCATTCCTGAGAGAACTTCGAATTCATGTTGATGATAGTTTTGAAGGTGCTGATTGTGATTCCATATATGAGAAAAGGTTAGAGGAAGCTGGTGCTAAGTTAAAGGAGTTGGTATCTCAAATTTCTGCATTTGACTCTCTAGCATTAAGACCTCATCCTGGTGTAGATATTACAAAGGTTGTATTACCAACCTTACATGCACAAGGAAGTTGTATTACTAGTCTTCAATTATGTTATGAATATGCTCAAGTGAACTCTAACACACTGTTTCAAATCATCAACTTGTGCCCTAGACTTTATCGTTTGGTCGTGTCCATGGTATTGCTTGACAGTGATGAAGCTTCAACAAGTTACAG GACTTTGCTTCAACCTTGCAACACTCTCCATACCTTTGTCATGCGGGACATAGCATCAGAAAGTGATGAGAGTCAAGATTCTTGTTATGCAAAAATTGCATCTCAAATACTGCATGCTGCACCAAACCTTGAG ATGTTTGGATTATCCTATGAGGCTGACATGGTTGAAGAGTTTCGATGTCTTTCATCAAGTACTGTTAGGACTCTTCATCTCCAGTTTTGTTCAGAAGTCAGTTTAGGAAGGTTACACATATTATTACAACGAACCCTTCCAAATTTCCCTAACTTGAGGACTTTGTCACTTGATGTGAAAGAAGGAGTAATGCAATTTGAGGGTTTAGCATGTGTGTGCCACACAGGAATAAATGTAACTCAGCGTAAGCCAGAATTTTTCCAGTTGCCAAAATGGGATAGTTCTCGTGGTTCTCAAAACAATTTTGCATTGTATGTAATGTAG
- the LOC135226578 gene encoding uncharacterized protein LOC135226578 isoform X2 — MPIPQPPWKEMKKFRDWWWNNSTLGSFDSALRCRIIDAIERLSWTSATEEEYVLFLLLRLCVDTRIEIGNRFQIAREWCFDLSQVISQLGPFPVQKLFVTYDALGIKPVLTALVQQSPHLQVLKVNQWALSNDFMMTIGCHCHLLSEFAIPFMQPQVFMSDEALFFCFFDGMSSEEVIQCWKNGTKPRRSFYHLKYIDILYWKQTERFIQMVSVFYPEVRLGGIDAYCDVNEKENLIQPFLDVNAQVTALRVSCRTSGILDDRLTNLASRAPFLRELRIHVDDSFEGADCDSIYEKRLEEAGAKLKELVSQISAFDSLALRPHPGVDITKVVLPTLHAQGSCITSLQLCYEYAQVNSNTLFQIINLCPRLYRLVVSMVLLDSDEASTSYRTLLQPCNTLHTFVMRDIASESDESQDSCYAKIASQILHAAPNLEMFGLSYEADMVEEFRCLSSSTVRTLHLQFCSEVSLGRLHILLQRTLPNFPNLRTLSLDVKEGVMQFEGLACVCHTGINVTQRKPEFFQLPKWDSSRGSQNNFALYVM; from the exons ATGCCTATACCACAACCTCCCTGG aaggaaatgaaaaaattccGTGATTGGTGGTGGAACAATAGCACATTGGGAAGTTTTGATTCTGCATTACGTTGTAGGATAATTGATGCCATAGAACGGTTGAGTTGGACCTCGGCTACAGAAGaagaatatgttttatttttgttacttcgCCTGTGTGTTGATACAAGAATTGAAATTGGCAATAGATTTCAGATTGCCAG GGAGTGGTGTTTTGACTTGTCACAAGTTATCAGTCAGTTGGGTCCCTTCCCAGTTCAGAAGCTGTTTGTGACGTACGATGCTCTTGGGATAAAACCTGTACTCACAGCACTTGTCCAGCAGTCACCACATTTACAG GTTTTGAAAGTCAACCAGTGGGCATTAAGCAATGACTTCATGATGACTATCGGTTGCCATTGTCACTTACTATCTGAATTTGCCATTCCATTCATGCAACCCCAGGTATTTATGAGTGATGAAGCATTGTTTTTCTGCTTCTTTGATGGCATGAGTAGCGAAGAAGTGATTCAGTGTTGGAAAAATGGAACAAAACCAAGACGCTCATTTTATCATCTGAAATACATTGATATTCTTTACTGGAAACAGACAGAGCGTTTTATTCAGATGGTGTCGGTGTTTTACCCTGAAGTGCGCCTTGGTGGCATTGATGCTTATTGTGAtgtcaatgaaaaagaaaatcttatCCAGCCATTTTTAGATGTGAATGCTCAAGTGACTGCTCTTCGTGTCAGTTGCCGAACTAGTGGTATCCTTGATGACCGATTGACTAACTTGGCAAGTAGAGCACCATTCCTGAGAGAACTTCGAATTCATGTTGATGATAGTTTTGAAGGTGCTGATTGTGATTCCATATATGAGAAAAGGTTAGAGGAAGCTGGTGCTAAGTTAAAGGAGTTGGTATCTCAAATTTCTGCATTTGACTCTCTAGCATTAAGACCTCATCCTGGTGTAGATATTACAAAGGTTGTATTACCAACCTTACATGCACAAGGAAGTTGTATTACTAGTCTTCAATTATGTTATGAATATGCTCAAGTGAACTCTAACACACTGTTTCAAATCATCAACTTGTGCCCTAGACTTTATCGTTTGGTCGTGTCCATGGTATTGCTTGACAGTGATGAAGCTTCAACAAGTTACAG GACTTTGCTTCAACCTTGCAACACTCTCCATACCTTTGTCATGCGGGACATAGCATCAGAAAGTGATGAGAGTCAAGATTCTTGTTATGCAAAAATTGCATCTCAAATACTGCATGCTGCACCAAACCTTGAG ATGTTTGGATTATCCTATGAGGCTGACATGGTTGAAGAGTTTCGATGTCTTTCATCAAGTACTGTTAGGACTCTTCATCTCCAGTTTTGTTCAGAAGTCAGTTTAGGAAGGTTACACATATTATTACAACGAACCCTTCCAAATTTCCCTAACTTGAGGACTTTGTCACTTGATGTGAAAGAAGGAGTAATGCAATTTGAGGGTTTAGCATGTGTGTGCCACACAGGAATAAATGTAACTCAGCGTAAGCCAGAATTTTTCCAGTTGCCAAAATGGGATAGTTCTCGTGGTTCTCAAAACAATTTTGCATTGTATGTAATGTAG